From Streptomyces qinzhouensis, one genomic window encodes:
- a CDS encoding class F sortase, producing the protein MHRRRLPSWYAVGLALALAVTGCSTEAGSKPGTGTGTGTGIATGSGTGAAKEPAPPAPPAKDAAADPVHVSIPAIKVSSELLRLGLNSDRTVEVPTPEQGMTAGWYTGGAAPGEKGAAVIIGHNDTKYGPAVFKNLKKLGKGAKVTVRDARGKNLTFTVTATETVRKTAFPTQRVYGPTDTPELRLVTCDGEFDAAGHPVDNLIVYAKL; encoded by the coding sequence ATGCACCGTCGCCGCCTGCCGTCCTGGTACGCCGTCGGGCTGGCCCTCGCCCTCGCGGTGACGGGCTGTTCCACCGAGGCCGGGTCCAAGCCCGGAACCGGAACCGGAACCGGAACCGGGATCGCGACCGGTAGCGGTACCGGAGCCGCGAAGGAACCCGCGCCGCCGGCCCCGCCTGCCAAGGACGCGGCCGCCGACCCCGTCCATGTCTCCATCCCCGCCATCAAGGTCAGCAGCGAACTGCTCCGCCTCGGCCTCAACAGCGACCGGACGGTCGAGGTGCCGACCCCCGAGCAGGGGATGACCGCGGGCTGGTACACCGGCGGGGCCGCGCCGGGCGAGAAGGGCGCCGCCGTGATCATCGGCCACAACGACACCAAGTACGGGCCCGCCGTCTTCAAGAATCTGAAGAAACTGGGCAAGGGCGCGAAGGTGACGGTCCGCGACGCCCGCGGCAAGAACCTCACCTTCACGGTCACCGCGACCGAGACCGTACGGAAGACCGCCTTCCCCACCCAGCGCGTCTACGGCCCCACCGACACGCCCGAGCTGCGGCTCGTCACCTGCGACGGCGAGTTCGACGCCGCAGGGCATCCGGTGGACAACCTGATCGTGTACGCGAAGCTCTGA
- a CDS encoding tetratricopeptide repeat protein — MSAAVREVPDGPGGREGPGGPGDPGGPGGPGGSGSSGGSGSPVSSGGSGGLLGTESGKNAAVAALVAVTLLTGIVLAIPGSPPQGPPPLPGPLARAQTAAQAGTPASLAELNALITDREKWLRKHPRDEESWATLGTAYTERGARRGDWAAYAKAETALKRSLTIRSGEHGNTEALLGLAGLANARGDYPAARDYATLARKQKPRRWTVHRALVDAYAGLGAKKAVQKSLESVQNLYGGSQARALAARVYRELGWREDATANAYDAVGGAQNATEKAVALWRLGELAWERGDHTEAVTSFDTALRLAPDQHPALAARARALTALGRTDEAVRDWRAALSKAPLPQYALEAGELYEALGRDAEAAESYGQVRTLADRAAAHGANEGLALARYEAEHGDPGDAAEAARRLKEEWDRGVRSPWAADALAWALFRSGRGKEALPYAMRATKEGARSAMFAYHRGELERSLGMYGAARRHIGDALRINPEFSPLLAPAARSALTALGDPPAGGPRKLTGREGLGAYGPSARTPRRTTGTGTGSGTGTGPAATR; from the coding sequence GTGAGCGCAGCAGTACGCGAGGTGCCGGACGGCCCGGGAGGTCGGGAGGGCCCGGGAGGGCCGGGGGATCCGGGCGGCCCGGGAGGCCCTGGCGGGTCCGGCAGCTCCGGCGGGTCCGGCAGCCCGGTCAGCTCCGGCGGGTCCGGTGGCCTCCTCGGCACCGAGTCCGGGAAGAACGCCGCCGTCGCGGCCCTGGTCGCGGTAACCCTGCTCACCGGGATCGTGCTCGCGATCCCCGGCTCCCCGCCCCAGGGCCCGCCGCCGCTGCCCGGCCCACTCGCCCGGGCGCAGACGGCGGCGCAGGCGGGCACCCCCGCGTCCCTGGCCGAGCTCAACGCGCTGATCACGGACCGGGAGAAGTGGCTGCGGAAGCATCCGCGCGACGAGGAGTCCTGGGCGACGCTCGGGACCGCGTACACGGAGCGGGGTGCGCGGCGCGGCGACTGGGCGGCGTACGCGAAGGCGGAGACGGCGCTGAAACGGTCCCTCACCATCCGGTCCGGCGAGCACGGCAATACGGAGGCGCTGCTCGGTCTTGCCGGGCTGGCCAACGCCCGCGGCGACTATCCGGCGGCCCGCGACTACGCGACCCTGGCCCGCAAGCAGAAGCCGCGCCGCTGGACCGTGCACCGCGCGCTGGTCGACGCGTACGCCGGACTCGGTGCCAAGAAGGCCGTCCAGAAGTCGCTGGAGTCGGTGCAGAACCTGTACGGCGGCTCGCAGGCGCGCGCCCTCGCCGCCCGGGTCTACCGGGAGCTGGGCTGGCGCGAGGACGCGACCGCGAACGCCTATGACGCGGTGGGCGGGGCGCAGAACGCCACGGAGAAGGCGGTGGCGCTGTGGCGGCTCGGGGAGCTGGCCTGGGAGCGCGGGGACCACACCGAGGCGGTGACGAGCTTCGACACGGCGCTGCGGCTCGCCCCCGACCAGCATCCGGCGCTGGCGGCCCGGGCCCGGGCTTTGACCGCGCTGGGCCGTACGGACGAGGCGGTACGCGACTGGCGGGCCGCGCTGTCGAAGGCGCCGCTGCCGCAGTACGCCCTGGAGGCGGGCGAACTGTACGAGGCGCTGGGGCGGGACGCGGAGGCGGCGGAGTCGTACGGACAGGTGCGCACCCTCGCCGACCGGGCCGCGGCGCACGGGGCGAACGAGGGTCTGGCGCTGGCCCGTTACGAGGCCGAGCACGGGGACCCGGGCGATGCGGCGGAGGCGGCCCGGCGGCTGAAGGAGGAGTGGGACCGGGGCGTGCGCAGCCCATGGGCGGCCGACGCGCTGGCCTGGGCGCTGTTCCGGTCGGGCCGGGGCAAGGAGGCTCTGCCGTATGCGATGCGGGCGACGAAGGAGGGCGCGCGGAGTGCGATGTTCGCGTACCACCGCGGTGAGCTCGAACGGTCGCTCGGGATGTACGGCGCGGCCCGCCGCCATATCGGCGACGCGCTGCGCATCAACCCCGAGTTCTCGCCGCTGCTGGCGCCGGCGGCGCGCTCGGCGCTGACCGCGCTGGGCGATCCTCCGGCGGGCGGCCCCCGGAAGCTGACGGGCCGGGAGGGGCTGGGCGCATACGGCCCGTCGGCCCGGACACCGCGCCGTACAACGGGCACGGGCACGGGATCCGGAACCGGGACGGGCCCGGCGGCCACCCGGTGA